The Candidatus Neomarinimicrobiota bacterium DNA segment ACTCCTTGACGCGCGCTTTCTTAAACTCCTCCGTAAAGGTTCTTCGCGGCCTTAAGTGAATTTTTGCCTTTCCCATAGATGACTTTTTCTCCTTCATTTTGTGTCAACCTATTTCAGGGAAAGACAAGGTGCGAGGAGTGTGAGCCTTTCGCAGAGAAAGAAGAGGGATTGAATTGATTGGATGATTGGGTGATTGGGCCACTCGTCAGTCGTCAGAGCTCAGTCGTCAGTCGTCAGGATTGGCCTACTCCTCACGCGTTAAGCGTCACTTTTTAGCATCCCGCAGAGTGCGCGGAGGAGCAGAGAGAGATTGAATTGATTGGATGATTGGGTGATTGTGCCACTCGTCACGCGTCACTTTTTAAGTCGGCAGTCAGCAGCCGGAAGGGGATTGATTAAATTGATTCGATTGGCTGTCCCGTGAAATGGGGCCCAGTTTACCGGGATATTTCACAGGGGATTGATTTGATTGGATGATTGGGACGTGATGCGTGACAAGATAAGCGGACAGCGGACAGGGATGATCAGGGTTGCATGAAGCTACTGACTACTGGCTATTTTCAATTGCATATGAATGCCATGCATCAGCGTTAAAAAAGGGGCTTTATATATCATCCTCAGGCCGGAATATCGCATGACCGCACGAATTTTTTCACGCATATCAGGTTTGTAACAGTGAACGGGACAGCGGGAACAAACCGGTTTGCGGGGCAATAGGGGACACGCATTCAGCCGGGCAAATGCGTAATTTTTTAATTCTTTACATTCCGGACATAATCCGTTCCGGGTTTTATGATTATCCCTGCAGTAGATCCGGATCATCCGGTCGATAGTATTGGGCTCAAAATGTACAAAAAGTCGATAAATAAATTTCAAAATCTTGCCCCGGATATCATAAAGGAGCGACATTCCGGCCGCTCCTTTATTTCAATGTAATTGTTCTTAATCTGTGTGATCATGAATTAAGAAAAGTGCATTCCCACCCAACTCAGCACTCAGCACTCATAACTCAGCACTCCTACGATGGTAATGCCGTCATTGCAAAGACCATTACAAAGAGGGCTACAGTCTCGATAACTCCTAAAACCATAATGTAATTACCAAATCCCTTGCCTGTTTCAGCCAGAGCATCGGATGCCCGTGCTCCGGCTTTACCCTGCATATATGCGCTCATACCCATAGCAAGTCCACTCAGGGCGCCGATGATCATGGCATATCCGCTGGTCTCAGCCGTCCAGGACACGCCCTGAATGGCATTCCGCAGAATCATTCCATAAATGGTCTGGGACAAAGGAGCCCCCACAAAAGCCACCAGAATAAAGGGAGCCGCTTTATTGGCGGCAAAGGCTTTTTTCCATGCACCAATGGCGGCCATACCGGCCACTCCGGTCCCAAGGGCTGATCCGATTGCTGCCAGGGTCAAAGAAAAATTCATATCACCGAGCATTGCAAAATCCATTTTATTCTCCTTTATTTTTTTGTTATTTACTTTCTGCCGGGAGTTTGCTTATCCATACATCTCCCTTCCCAACTCAAAACTTACAACTCCAATTCAATACTTCACCCTCTTCACTTTCAACTCTCTGAAAAAGGTTTATACCGTATTCCGGACCATTCCATTCCCAGATGGCCAGAGAATTCCAGCATATTCAGGCGAATACCGTGGACAATAATGGACATTGCACCCAGAATGATATTCAAACCATGTCCCAAAAAGAGGATAAAAGCTGCAATCAGGCCCGAAAAAACACTGCTGATCCCATCTCCGACAGCCATCTGATTGAAACTGTATGCCACAACCACCGATGCATATCCAACAGCAAAGAGTCTCAGATATGAAACCACATCGGAGAAACCACTGATCATATCCAGTGGCAGGTTACCCAATGTGCTCAGGGCTCCTTTTACTATTCCTTTTTCAGTAGCGGAAAAGAAAAGTGCCATGATGAATCCTATGGCCAGAAGCCATCCGCCATAAGTGGGCATGGGTTTGTTGAGCACCAGTTGTCCTGCCAGAAAGTAAACACCCCAGATAATCATTGCCCAGCCAAACTGTCCCAAAGCATTCAACGAATTTCGCAATTTCCAGGCATTGGTCAGGTGAGCAATTGTCAGGTGAACCGCCCCGATAACAAAACACATCGCCATCATAAAGGTCTGATTATCATTAAAAGCCGAGGGGTTCTTCAGATCAAAGCTGGATATGGAAGGAATAATAAATTGCTTGAAAAAAGGAACAGATGCGATCGCTTCAGATCCAAACCAGGTTCCGCTAATGAGTCCCCACAAAAAAGTTGCCCCGCCCAGGATATACATAAGTCTGAACGGCTCGGGGGGAACTTGTTTCATCTTTGTCCTGGCCCAAGCTGTAATTCCGATAAAGAGCAAACCGTAACCGGCATCGCCGATCAACATGGCAAAAAAGAGGCTGAAAAAGATTAAAAACCACATGCTGATATCGTATTCCCGATATCCGGGCACTGTTCCCATAAAATCAAAAACGGGTTTAATCACCTCTACCCATTTGGACGTTTTAATCAGAGTCGGCGGAAGGTCTTCTTCCGAGGGTGTATCCAGGACATATCCCCATCCATACTTATCAGCGCCTTTTTTGATAATATCTTTTTTATCTTCAGGAATAAAACCTTCCAACAGCAGTACGGGGCCTTCTTCTGCAAGGGAATCACGGATTTTTGCCAGGGTCAGGTTTTTTTCCACCGACCGGATATAATCCTGAATTTTCTTCACAGCTGCTGTATACTGTAATATCTTTTTGGAAAGGGATTTCAGCTCATT contains these protein-coding regions:
- a CDS encoding V-type ATP synthase subunit K (produces ATP from ADP in the presence of a proton gradient across the membrane; the K subunit is a nonenzymatic component which binds the dimeric form by interacting with the G and E subunits), coding for MDFAMLGDMNFSLTLAAIGSALGTGVAGMAAIGAWKKAFAANKAAPFILVAFVGAPLSQTIYGMILRNAIQGVSWTAETSGYAMIIGALSGLAMGMSAYMQGKAGARASDALAETGKGFGNYIMVLGVIETVALFVMVFAMTALPS
- a CDS encoding nitrous oxide-stimulated promoter family protein, which codes for MSLLYDIRGKILKFIYRLFVHFEPNTIDRMIRIYCRDNHKTRNGLCPECKELKNYAFARLNACPLLPRKPVCSRCPVHCYKPDMREKIRAVMRYSGLRMIYKAPFLTLMHGIHMQLKIASSQ